CGGTAGGCGCGGCGCCAGCCGAGCGCGGGCAGCGGGGCGAACTTCTCCGCGTCCTTGGCCTCGTCGAGGTAGCGGGCCAGGCCCGCGCCGCCGATCACCAGCTCACCGGTCTCGCCCATGCCGACCAGCTCACCGCGCTCGTCGACCACGGCGAGCTGCCAGCCGGCCAGCGGCAGGCCGATCCGGACCGGGCCCTCCCCGGTCAGCTGCGCGGCGCAGGCGACCACGGTGGCCTCGGTGGGGCCGTAGGTGTTCCACACCTCGCGGCCCTCGACGGCGACGCGTTCGGCCAGCTCGGGCGGGCAGGCCTCACCGCCGAAGATGAGCAGGCGGACGTCCTCCAGCGCGTCGGCGGGCCACAGCGCGGCCAGCGTCGGCACGGTGGAGACCACGGTGATGCGCTGCGCGACCAGCCACGGGCCGAGGTCGACGCCGGTGCGCACCAGCGAACGCGGGGCCGGGACCAGGCAGGCGCCGTGGCGCCAGGCCAGCCACATCTCCTCGCACGAGGCGTCGAAGGCGACCGACAGCCCGGCGAGCACGCGGTCATCGGGACCGAGCGGCTCGTCGGTGAGGAACAAGCGGGCCTCGGCGTCGACGAAGGCCGCCGCGGCCGAATGGCTCACCGCCACGCCCTTGGGCTTGCCGGTGGACCCGGAGGTGAAGATGATCCACGCGTCGTCGGTCGGCGCGGGCGCGCCGATCCGCCCGGCGGGCGCGGCCAGCTCGGTGATCGAGCCGCCGTCGCCGAGCACCACGCACACCCCGGCCTCGCCGAACACCAGCTCGGCGCGCTCGTCCGGGTCGTCGGCGTCGACCGGCACGTAGGCCGCCCCGGCCGACAACACCGCGAGAATGGCGATGTACAGCTCCGCCGTACCCGAGGAGATCCGCACGCCGACGCGGTCACCCGCGCCGACGCCGATGGCCGCCAGCTTGGCGCGGAGGTCGTCGACCTCCTCGGCGAGCCTGCGGTAGGTCAGCACGGTGCGACCGTCGTCGAGCGCGGGGGCGCTGCCGTGGCGGGCCACGGTCGCGCCGAACACGTCGAGCAGCGTGCGCTCACTGGCGGCCAGGCCGGACCAGTACAGAGCGCGGTCGAGAACGGGCGCGGCCGAGGGCGCGACGGTCACCTCGGCAACGCAGGGAAAAGGGCGATGTTCAGCGGTCAGGGTCACTGAAGACCTTCACTCACCTTTCCGACGAGCGTGATTCGGGCCTGCTCTCCCGAATGAGGCGCCCGTTGTCCAGGCCGACCAGAATACGTCAGGTGAACGCCCGGTATCCGGAGGGTCTCGGATTTATGTCGGAGATCACCCGTCCAGGCGCTGGTGCTGTCCTAGGAGCGCTTTACCTGCTTCTTGCCGCCCGTCTTGGGTTTTTTCTCCCGAACTCGCACGTTGATGCGTACCGGAGTACCGGTGAATCCGAAGCGCTCCCGGAATTTCCGCTCGATGAAACGGCGATATCCGGCCTCCAGGAAACCGGTGGTGAACAGCACCAGCGTGGGCGGGCGAATACCGGCCTGGGTGGCGAAGAGCACCTTCGGCTGCTTGCCGCCGCGCACCGGCGGCGGGGTGGCCGCGACCAGGTCGGACAGCCAGCCGTTGAGCTGGCCGGTGGACACGCGCTGGTCCCAGGATTCGAGCGCGGTGCGCAGGGCCGGGGCCATCTTGCGCACCGAGCGGCCGGTCAGCGCGGAGATGTTCACCCGCTCCGCCCACGGCACCCGGACCAGGCCGCGCTCCAGCTCGCGCTCGAGCTGGTGCCTGCGGTCCTCGTCGACCAGGTCCCACTTGTTCAGCGCCAGCACGCAGGCGCGGCCGGCCTCGACCACCATGGTCAGCACCCGCAGGTCCTGCTCGCTGATCGGCTCGCTGGCGTCCAGCAGCACGATCACCACCTCGGCCGCGTCGATCGCGGTCTTGGTGCGCAGCGAGGCGTAGTACTCGGTGCCGCTGGCGGTCTGCACCCGCTTGCGCAGGCCCGCCGTGTCGACGAAGCGCCAGGCCTCGCCGTCCAGCTCGACCAGCGAGTCGACCGGGTCGACGGTGGTGCCCGCCACCGAGTCGACCACCGAGCGCTCCTCGCCGGTGAGCTTGTTCAGCAGGCTGGACTTGCCCACGTTCGGCTTGCCGACCAGCGCCACGCGGCGCGGCCCGGCCGGGCGCTCGGCGTCGCGCGGGGCCTCGGGCAGCGCCTCGACGATCTTGTCGAGCAGGTCACCGGAGCTGCGCCCGTGCAGCGCGCTGACCGGGTGCGGTTCCCCGAGGCCGAGCGACCACAGCGAGGCTGTCTCGGCCAGCAGGCGCTCGTCGTCGACCTTGTTCGCGGCCAGCAGCACCGGCCGCTCCGAGCGCCGCAGCACCTTGGC
The genomic region above belongs to Amycolatopsis sp. YIM 10 and contains:
- the der gene encoding ribosome biogenesis GTPase Der, encoding MTEVDGTWSDESEFTVLDGDISDGADGDEETAQAQPVLAVVGRPNVGKSTLVNRILGRREAVVQDTPGVTRDRIAYDALWAGRRFTVVDTGGWEPKASGLQASVAAQAEIAMNTADAVLVVVDASVGATATDEAVAKVLRRSERPVLLAANKVDDERLLAETASLWSLGLGEPHPVSALHGRSSGDLLDKIVEALPEAPRDAERPAGPRRVALVGKPNVGKSSLLNKLTGEERSVVDSVAGTTVDPVDSLVELDGEAWRFVDTAGLRKRVQTASGTEYYASLRTKTAIDAAEVVIVLLDASEPISEQDLRVLTMVVEAGRACVLALNKWDLVDEDRRHQLERELERGLVRVPWAERVNISALTGRSVRKMAPALRTALESWDQRVSTGQLNGWLSDLVAATPPPVRGGKQPKVLFATQAGIRPPTLVLFTTGFLEAGYRRFIERKFRERFGFTGTPVRINVRVREKKPKTGGKKQVKRS